Proteins from a genomic interval of Medicago truncatula cultivar Jemalong A17 chromosome 3, MtrunA17r5.0-ANR, whole genome shotgun sequence:
- the LOC11421550 gene encoding F-box protein SKIP23: MAEVDWSDLPKELLNMISQRIDIEIDLIRFRSVCSNWRRSSSVSDHHLSLTINFPLLKSLSDSTITSFCCLSKRSIFLIKQQPPPQQQTLIRPWLVRITQNSSGKTKLNCPLTHISHLSSSTSFHLPRLIDFNKLSVLHLGTDFITDEFTSNSVLLPQKVISIGKHSLVLGILKNCTPQLMLFRCGNEPWEWIYDISTTSGDICVFKGQCYAVDKFGRTVMIGPDSTVQLVAEHVVHGGDRKLLVESDGELLLVDIYESLHFNIKVFRFHEKEKKWVNLMNLGDRVLFFGKGTSFSASASDLCVSKGNCIIFIDDAITNYWMQGGNGVYHLDQGRVSSVSHYHEYFNLFSPPPDWILKS; the protein is encoded by the coding sequence ATGGCTGAGGTAGACTGGTCTGATCTCCCAAAGGAGCTTTTGAATATGATTTCGCAAAGAATTGACATCGAAATCGATCTCATACGCTTTCGATCTGTTTGTTCCAATTGGCGTCGCTCTTCCTCCGTCTCAGATCACCATCTCAGTTTAACCATCAATTTTCCACTCCTCAAATCATTATCTGATTCCACCATCACTTCATTCTGTTGCCTCTCCAAGCGCAGTATATTCCTCATCaaacaacaaccaccaccacaacaacaaaCCCTAATTCGTCCTTGGTTAGTTAGAATTACACAAAACTCAAGTGGCAAGACCAAACTCAACTGTCCACTCACCCACATATCCCATCtctcatcttcaacctcttttcatttgCCTCGCCTCATTGATTTCAACAAACTCTCCGTCCTACATTTAGGAACTGATTTCATCACTGACGAATTCACATCCAACTCAGTGCTGCTCCCTCAAAAGGTAATTTCCATTGGAAAACATTCTCTCGTTCTTggcatattaaaaaattgtaccCCCCAGCTGATGCTGTTCCGTTGCGGCAATGAGCCTTGGGAGTGGATCTATGACATTTCAACGACCTCTGGAGACATCTGTGTGTTTAAAGGGCAGTGTTACGCTGTTGATAAATTTGGTAGGACGGTTATGATTGGACCTGATTCAACAGTTCAGTTAGTTGCTGAACATGTGGTTCATGGTGGGGATAGAAAACTGTTGGTGGAGAGTGACGGTGAGTTGTTGTTAGTGGACATTTATGAGAGTTtacattttaatattaaagTTTTCAGATTTCatgagaaggagaagaaatgggtgaatttgatgaatttaggGGATAGGGTTTTGTTTTTTGGCAAAGGAACATCATTTTCTGCATCAGCTTCGGATTTGTGTGTTTCCAAAGGGAATTGCATCATCTTTATCGACGACGCCATCACCAATTATTGGATGCAAGGTGGGAATGGTGTTTATCATTTGGATCAAGGTCGGGTTTCGTCTGTATCTCATTATCATGAATATTTCAACTTGTTTTCGCCACCTCCGGATTGGATCCTCAAGAGCTGA
- the LOC11419621 gene encoding F-box protein SKIP23 has translation MAAEADWSDLPKELLNMISERIDIEINMIRFRSVCSNWLRSSSVPNHHLNLTINFPLHKSLSNSTITSFCCLSKRSIFLIKPQPPQKQQQTLIRPWLVRITQNSSGKKKRFDPFLSHHSSSTSFYLPRVIDFHKLSVLHLGADFITNELAFHMLLPQKLVLFTCGNQPWKWIPEISTTSGDICVFKGRFYAVDKFCRTVMIGPDSTVQMVAEHVVHGGDRKLLVESDGELLLVDIYESLDFGINVFRFHEKEKKWVKLMNLGDRVLFFGEGCSFSASASDLCVSKGNCIVFIDDSVSAYWMQGGNGVYHLDQGRVSPVSRYHEYFNLFSPPDWILES, from the exons ATGGCGGCGGAGGCAGACTGGTCTGATCTCCCGAAGGAGCTTCTGAATATGATCTCAGAACGAATCGACATCGAAATCAATATGATTCGCTTTCGATCGGTTTGTTCCAATTGGCTTCGCTCTTCCTCTGTCCCAAATCACCATCTCAATTTAACCATCAATTTTCCACTCCACAAATCATTATCTAATTCTACCATCACTTCATTCTGTTGCCTCTCCAAACGCAGTATATTCCTCATAAAACCACAGCcaccacaaaaacaacaacaaaccctAATTCGTCCTTGGTTAGTTAGAATAACACAAAACTCAAGTGGCAAAAAGAAACGCTTCGATCCATTCTTATCCCATCactcatcttcaacctctttttaTTTGCCTCGCGTCATTGATTTCCACAAGCTCTCCGTCCTACATTTAGGAGCCGATTTCATCACAAACGAACTCGCATTCCACATGCTGCTCCCTCAAAAG CTGGTGCTGTTCACTTGCGGCAATCAGCCTTGGAAGTGGATCCCTGAAATATCCACGACGTCTGGCGACATCTGTGTGTTTAAAGGGCGGTTTTACGCAGTTGATAAATTTTGTAGGACAGTTATGATTGGGCCGGATTCAACGGTTCAGATGGTTGCTGAACATGTGGTTCATGGTGGGGATAGAAAATTGTTGGTGGAGAGTGACGgtgagttgttgttggtggACATTTATGAAAGTTTAGATTTTGGTATTAATGTTTTCAGATTTCatgagaaggagaagaaatgGGTGAAGTTGATGAATTTAGGGGATAGGGTTTTGTTTTTTGGCGAAGGATGTTCGTTTTCTGCATCAGCTTCGGATTTGTGTGTTTCCAAAGGGAATTGCATCGTCTTTATCGATGATTCCGTCTCCGCTTATTGGATGCAAGGTGGGAATGGTGTTTATCATTTGGATCAAGGTCGGGTTTCGCCTGTGTCTCGTTATCATGAATATTTCAACTTGTTTTCGCCACCGGATTGGATCCTCGAGAGCTGA
- the LOC120579708 gene encoding F-box protein SKIP23, which translates to MADADWSDLPKELLNMISERIDIEIDMIRFRSVCSNWRRSSSVPNHHLNLTINFPLHKSLSNSTITSFCCLSKRSIFLIKPQPPQKQQQTLIRPWLVRITQNSSGKKKRFDPFLSHHSSSTSFYLPRAIDFHKLSVLHLGADFITNELAFHMLLPQKVISIGKHSLFLGILKNCTPQLVLFTCGNQPWKWIPEISTTSGDICVFKGRFYAADKFCRTVMIGPDSTVQMVAEHVVHGGDRKLLVESDGELLLVDIYESLDFGINVFRFHEKEKKWVKLMNLGDRVLFLGEGCSFSASASDLCVSKGNCIVFIDDSVSAYWMQGGNGVYHLDQGRVSPVSRYHEYFNLFSPPDWILES; encoded by the coding sequence ATGGCGGACGCAGACTGGTCTGATCTCCCGAAGGAGCTTCTGAATATGATCTCAGAACGAATCGACATCGAAATCGATATGATTCGCTTTCGATCGGTTTGTTCCAATTGGCGTCGCtcttcctccgtcccaaatcACCATCTCAATTTAACCATCAATTTTCCACTCCACAAATCATTATCTAATTCTACCATCACTTCATTCTGTTGCCTCTCCAAACGCAGTATATTCCTCATAAAACCACAGCcaccacaaaaacaacaacaaaccctAATTCGTCCTTGGTTAGTTAGAATAACACAAAACTCAAGTGGCAAAAAGAAACGCTTCGATCCATTCTTATCCCATCactcatcttcaacctctttttaTTTGCCTCGCGCCATTGATTTCCACAAGCTCTCCGTCCTACATTTAGGAGCCGATTTCATCACAAACGAACTCGCATTCCACATGCTGCTCCCTCAAAAGGTAATTTCCATTGGAAAACATTCTCTCTTTCTTggcatattaaaaaattgtaccCCCCAGCTGGTGCTGTTCACTTGCGGCAATCAGCCTTGGAAGTGGATCCCTGAAATATCCACGACGTCTGGCGACATCTGTGTGTTTAAAGGGCGGTTTTACGCAGCTGATAAATTTTGTAGGACAGTTATGATTGGGCCGGATTCAACGGTTCAGATGGTTGCTGAACATGTGGTTCATGGTGGGGATAGAAAATTGTTGGTGGAGAGTGACGgtgagttgttgttggtggACATTTATGAAAGTTTAGATTTTGGTATTAATGTTTTCAGATTTCatgagaaggagaagaaatgGGTGAAGTTGATGAATTTAGGGGATAGGGTTTTGTTTTTGGGCGAAGGATGTTCGTTTTCTGCATCAGCTTCGGATTTGTGTGTTTCCAAAGGGAATTGCATCGTCTTTATCGATGATTCCGTCTCCGCTTATTGGATGCAAGGTGGGAATGGTGTTTATCATTTGGATCAAGGTCGGGTTTCGCCTGTGTCTCGTTATCATGAATATTTCAACTTGTTTTCGCCACCGGATTGGATCCTCGAGAGCTGA